One stretch of Candidatus Zixiibacteriota bacterium DNA includes these proteins:
- a CDS encoding right-handed parallel beta-helix repeat-containing protein has product MRRIIIVSVLSLCCGMASATTIHVPADQPTIQSGINASSHGDTVLVQPGTYLENIQFNGRNIVLGSMFLTTDNGSYISTTVIDGNAVGSVVRFVNGENSSAIITGFTIQNGHADKGAGILCEGTSPIISHNIIRNNTAVNNGNGAGISCAFESNPTISDNVIQDNTAEGDGGGIACYIANATISDNTITGNSANTGGGIQCGYCTNPSITNNTITENSSNSGAGGIFLFESNPDISDNDILNNEAGGGGGGIFCSYCTGPTISDNTISGNSAGKDGGAISLFDSDPAITGNTMNGNSADGDGGRGGGAIFFSYSDPVITNNIVSQNTTGAGGGGIESFESNPTISNNTISGNTSGVGGAISLSNSNATISYNVMARNQVLYEGGALNLWNSSTGIVSNTIVSNTAGLGGGAMFICNSSPTIDKCLVAFNSGMAGAITCAMGCPPSSPNLSCTNVFGNVGGDWVGCIASQASINGNFSLDPIFCDTASNDFSLFMSSPCTPAYSSCGELIGALDVGCPVPTALIDPDMMFVRFAYMIEPMMATITFGDFNDGHSASDIDPATILVNGSISPDSWTLVPHHPDFQGEVMEIIIPVRDFILGYGLMWDSTVHPFDVSGQFSGGGDFAIVGEVSLRGHRSGDLNADGSVNIADLTYLVTYLFLGGPPPPVWAVANVDGITGPAGSIDISDLTYLVAYLFLGGSVPVCE; this is encoded by the coding sequence ATGCGAAGAATTATTATAGTGTCAGTATTATCACTCTGCTGTGGCATGGCCAGTGCAACTACAATACATGTGCCAGCCGATCAACCGACGATACAGTCTGGAATTAACGCCAGCTCCCACGGGGACACAGTCCTGGTGCAGCCGGGGACGTACCTGGAGAACATTCAATTCAACGGTCGAAATATTGTTCTGGGATCGATGTTTCTCACCACGGACAACGGGTCGTACATATCGACGACCGTAATTGATGGCAATGCAGTAGGATCGGTTGTCAGATTTGTAAATGGTGAAAACAGTAGCGCCATCATTACGGGCTTCACTATTCAGAATGGTCATGCTGACAAAGGAGCTGGAATTCTGTGTGAGGGTACCAGCCCGATAATAAGCCACAATATCATCAGAAATAATACTGCTGTTAATAATGGCAATGGCGCTGGAATATCTTGTGCTTTTGAGAGTAACCCGACTATCAGTGACAATGTCATTCAGGACAATACTGCCGAGGGTGACGGCGGCGGGATTGCCTGCTATATTGCCAATGCTACTATTTCTGATAACACTATTACTGGTAACTCGGCGAATACGGGTGGCGGAATTCAGTGCGGGTATTGCACTAATCCTTCGATCACCAACAACACAATAACTGAAAATTCATCAAATAGTGGAGCCGGTGGAATATTCTTGTTCGAATCCAATCCCGATATTAGCGACAACGACATCCTGAACAATGAGGCCGGTGGCGGTGGTGGTGGGATTTTCTGTTCCTACTGCACAGGCCCTACGATCTCCGACAACACCATCAGTGGTAATTCAGCCGGCAAGGACGGCGGTGCGATTTCTTTGTTTGATTCTGATCCCGCAATCACAGGCAATACGATGAATGGCAATTCAGCTGACGGCGATGGCGGCCGGGGCGGCGGCGCGATATTTTTCTCTTATTCCGATCCCGTAATCACCAACAACATTGTCAGTCAAAATACAACAGGCGCGGGTGGCGGTGGTATTGAATCCTTCGAGTCCAATCCTACGATCAGCAATAACACCATCAGCGGCAATACGTCTGGAGTAGGTGGCGCCATCAGCCTTTCAAATTCAAACGCGACTATATCATACAACGTTATGGCAAGAAACCAGGTCCTGTACGAAGGAGGTGCGCTTAATCTCTGGAACTCCAGTACCGGCATAGTGTCGAATACTATAGTGAGCAACACTGCCGGATTAGGGGGTGGGGCCATGTTTATTTGCAACTCCTCACCGACAATTGACAAATGTCTCGTTGCGTTCAACAGCGGTATGGCTGGTGCTATTACTTGTGCGATGGGCTGTCCCCCCAGCAGTCCAAACTTGTCTTGCACAAACGTATTTGGCAACGTTGGGGGTGATTGGGTGGGTTGCATCGCCAGCCAGGCCAGCATCAATGGCAACTTTTCCCTCGACCCGATTTTCTGCGACACGGCCAGTAATGATTTCTCTTTGTTTATGTCATCACCCTGCACTCCAGCCTATAGTAGTTGTGGAGAATTGATTGGTGCCCTCGACGTTGGTTGTCCGGTACCAACGGCACTGATTGACCCCGACATGATGTTTGTCCGTTTTGCCTACATGATTGAGCCGATGATGGCCACCATAACCTTTGGTGACTTCAATGATGGACACTCTGCGAGTGACATTGATCCGGCTACAATCCTGGTGAACGGATCGATCAGCCCTGACAGCTGGACTCTTGTACCACACCACCCTGATTTCCAAGGTGAAGTGATGGAGATCATTATCCCGGTTCGAGATTTTATCCTGGGATATGGGTTAATGTGGGATTCGACTGTCCATCCATTTGATGTGTCTGGTCAGTTTAGCGGAGGAGGCGATTTTGCAATTGTTGGCGAGGTTTCCCTGAGAGGTCATCGGTCGGGAGATCTCAATGCCGATGGGTCAGTGAATATAGCCGACCTGACCTATCTGGTAACATATCTCTTCCTTGGCGGCCCACCTCCTCCTGTATGGGCAGTGGCGAATGTTGACGGTATTACAGGTCCAGCCGGTTCGATAGATATTTCTGATCTGACCTATCTGGTAGCGTATCTTTTCCTTGGCGGCTCAGTGCCGGTGTGTGAGTAG
- a CDS encoding T9SS type A sorting domain-containing protein, protein MTQWTSSPYFLGIIICILSVQILIPSDIIQATEYSVAIQNSDPVATGEIADMPIYLSPSSQTDPLSFDRFELRVSYDRNLLSLWDVYSSQLETNCGWQLSFENTFLDLPDFPTGLLWIRAISIEGSLSSEDCFDPEDPLLAIQFLVHEEADLSEGKTPIDFAWYDCSDNRILNEESDTILVAAQVIDAEGFNITDNSTPLPTLSGLSSECTESGGHIDTVLAQRVNFRSATVTFKATTDISDSDDGPDILPRSLTLHQNYPNPFNPATTISFDLHRLVDWKIEIFNVLGSRVRTFVGRGGPGRESTVWNGSDHDGRPVGSGIYLYRLTAGNTVQSRKMLLVQ, encoded by the coding sequence ATGACGCAATGGACTTCCTCTCCTTATTTTCTGGGAATCATCATCTGCATCCTCTCGGTCCAGATCCTGATCCCATCAGATATTATTCAGGCGACTGAATATTCTGTTGCGATACAAAACTCTGACCCGGTAGCTACCGGTGAAATCGCAGACATGCCTATTTACTTGAGTCCCTCCAGCCAGACCGATCCGCTTTCCTTTGACAGGTTTGAACTGAGAGTCAGCTACGACAGAAACCTACTTAGTCTATGGGATGTGTATTCATCGCAACTGGAGACAAATTGCGGGTGGCAATTGTCATTTGAGAATACCTTTCTTGATCTGCCCGATTTTCCCACCGGGTTGTTGTGGATCAGGGCAATCTCGATTGAAGGATCGCTCTCGTCCGAAGACTGCTTTGACCCCGAAGACCCGCTTCTGGCCATACAATTCCTTGTACACGAAGAAGCCGACCTGTCGGAAGGCAAAACGCCGATAGATTTCGCCTGGTATGATTGCAGCGACAACCGTATATTAAATGAAGAATCGGACACTATCCTCGTGGCGGCACAGGTGATCGACGCCGAGGGTTTTAACATTACCGACAACTCGACTCCGTTACCGACGCTGAGCGGACTCTCCAGCGAATGTACTGAAAGTGGCGGTCATATTGACACAGTACTGGCGCAAAGAGTTAATTTTCGTTCGGCTACGGTCACGTTCAAGGCCACGACCGATATTTCTGATAGTGACGATGGACCAGACATACTGCCCCGGTCGCTGACTCTTCACCAGAACTATCCTAACCCGTTCAACCCTGCAACCACAATCTCATTTGACTTACATCGCCTTGTTGATTGGAAGATAGAAATATTCAACGTGCTTGGTTCCAGAGTCAGAACTTTCGTAGGTCGAGGAGGACCTGGGAGGGAAAGCACTGTATGGAACGGCAGCGATCATGATGGCCGTCCGGTTGGTAGTGGCATCTACCTGTACCGTCTCACAGCAGGTAACACCGTCCAATCCCGAAAAATGCTCCTGGTACAATAG